From Flavobacterium lipolyticum, one genomic window encodes:
- a CDS encoding YcxB family protein codes for MFFLAVTLLVFVYSDWKGNNDFFQWIIKDLFLVILFLLFHYPIVNTICKVTFRLVRKLLKFDRFSRQYKFSFTNSFIEVHSPLGGFTHRWCQIEKAILTKDCFLLYIKDKNGYIISISNKENCSKKIEKLIAFIDCNVTRVERI; via the coding sequence ATGTTTTTTTTAGCAGTTACTTTACTGGTCTTTGTTTATTCAGATTGGAAAGGGAACAATGATTTTTTTCAATGGATTATAAAAGACTTGTTTTTGGTGATCCTTTTTTTACTTTTTCATTATCCAATAGTAAATACAATTTGCAAAGTAACTTTTCGATTGGTTAGAAAATTATTAAAATTTGATCGTTTTTCACGTCAGTACAAATTTAGTTTTACGAATTCATTTATAGAGGTACATTCCCCCCTAGGCGGATTTACTCATAGATGGTGCCAGATAGAGAAAGCAATTCTCACTAAGGACTGTTTTCTGTTATATATTAAAGACAAAAATGGTTATATTATCTCAATTTCAAACAAAGAAAATTGTAGCAAGAAAATAGAAAAACTAATTGCATTTATTGATTGCAATGTTACCCGGGTAGAAAGAATCTGA
- a CDS encoding histone H1-like protein Hc1, with translation MNDLLVKINAEIETFKAEAESLTEKGVKAAGPRARKSTLEIEKLLKEFRKVSIEESKK, from the coding sequence ATGAACGATCTATTAGTAAAAATCAACGCCGAAATTGAAACATTTAAAGCAGAGGCTGAATCATTAACTGAAAAAGGTGTTAAAGCTGCTGGACCAAGAGCGCGTAAATCTACTTTAGAAATTGAAAAACTTTTAAAAGAGTTTAGAAAAGTTTCTATCGAAGAATCTAAAAAATAA
- a CDS encoding RagB/SusD family nutrient uptake outer membrane protein, protein MKKIVVVIAILATTFNSCSNFIEEDNRAFGSAEQYFLTAPGFESLVNTNYATLKDIYGGDPWLFEAGTDMYSEGRNQEPEGLAKYLTLSSSSAGVDLLYRTCYMAIQQANKGLYYSTLTEKASTIDTRVGELKFLRANAYFLLVQTYGGVPIVLENINTAVTSFDRNSAEEVYTQILKDLNEALPAVGTGTYTGRVNKRAVQDLLAKVYLTKGYETFGTPADFTTAASLADQVIAGQALNVSFADVVKPGNEMNAETIFSVQFSVASNATGVTALGSSQNYWFSSYLGAAAAGNPYPNRSYTLCPTAYALSLYEQGDKRWENTFMTEIYSRYYDFYTVTDKTALKITDFYEPRWFTLADRAAWNTANASRKANAATFRYHNWGTYSSAAPSGGDYNLIPVRKFDDPNAPYSGATSANYNSTPITPATNRSSTRDFIVARLGETYLVAAEAYFKAGQPATALTRLNEVRRRAGGGVVGAIPVMTTIDINTILDERGRELLGEYHRWFDLKRTGTLVQRAVLYNPKITNANVFNGQNGNLKILRPIPQSALDLNRSKNYPQNPAY, encoded by the coding sequence ATGAAAAAAATAGTAGTAGTTATAGCAATACTGGCGACGACATTCAATTCGTGCTCCAATTTTATCGAAGAAGACAACCGTGCCTTTGGATCGGCAGAACAATATTTTCTTACTGCTCCCGGGTTTGAGTCATTGGTCAACACCAATTACGCCACTCTAAAAGATATATACGGCGGTGATCCGTGGCTGTTTGAAGCAGGTACCGATATGTACTCTGAAGGAAGAAATCAGGAACCGGAAGGATTGGCTAAATATTTAACCCTTTCTTCTTCGTCAGCCGGAGTAGATTTATTGTACAGAACCTGTTACATGGCCATTCAGCAAGCCAACAAAGGATTGTATTATTCAACCCTTACCGAAAAAGCAAGTACGATAGATACAAGAGTAGGGGAACTGAAATTTTTAAGAGCAAATGCTTATTTCCTTTTGGTTCAGACTTACGGAGGTGTTCCGATTGTACTAGAGAACATTAATACTGCTGTTACCTCTTTCGATAGAAATTCAGCAGAAGAAGTATACACACAAATTTTAAAAGACCTTAACGAAGCGCTTCCGGCAGTGGGTACAGGGACTTATACAGGAAGAGTGAATAAAAGAGCCGTTCAGGATTTATTAGCAAAAGTATATTTGACTAAAGGTTACGAAACTTTTGGAACACCGGCAGATTTTACTACCGCAGCTTCTTTAGCAGATCAGGTAATTGCCGGACAAGCACTTAATGTATCTTTTGCAGATGTGGTAAAACCGGGGAACGAGATGAACGCCGAAACCATTTTCTCCGTTCAGTTTTCAGTAGCTTCAAATGCTACAGGAGTAACAGCTTTGGGAAGTTCACAAAATTATTGGTTTAGCTCGTATTTAGGCGCAGCGGCAGCAGGTAACCCATATCCAAACAGAAGTTACACACTTTGTCCTACAGCTTACGCATTATCATTGTATGAGCAGGGTGATAAACGTTGGGAAAACACCTTCATGACCGAAATCTACAGCCGATACTACGATTTTTATACCGTAACGGATAAAACAGCTTTGAAAATTACAGATTTTTACGAGCCACGCTGGTTTACTTTAGCCGACAGAGCGGCCTGGAATACCGCTAATGCTTCAAGAAAAGCCAATGCAGCAACTTTCAGATATCACAATTGGGGAACCTATTCTTCGGCTGCCCCTTCAGGTGGTGATTACAACCTGATTCCGGTTCGTAAATTCGACGATCCAAATGCACCATACAGTGGTGCCACCAGTGCAAATTATAACTCAACACCTATCACACCGGCAACAAACAGAAGCAGTACCCGTGATTTTATTGTAGCAAGGCTGGGAGAAACCTATCTGGTTGCCGCCGAAGCTTACTTTAAAGCAGGTCAGCCAGCTACAGCTCTAACACGTTTGAATGAAGTAAGAAGAAGAGCAGGAGGAGGAGTTGTAGGAGCAATTCCGGTAATGACGACTATTGATATCAACACCATATTAGACGAGAGAGGTAGAGAACTATTAGGAGAATACCACCGTTGGTTCGATTTGAAACGTACCGGTACATTGGTACAAAGAGCTGTTTTATACAATCCTAAAATCACCAATGCCAACGTATTTAACGGACAGAATGGTAATCTTAAAATTCTAAGACCTATACCACAGTCAGCATTAGATTTGAACAGAAGTAAAAATTACCCTCAAAACCCGGCTTATTAA
- a CDS encoding DUF4861 family protein, with the protein MKTKITIATLLLVGITAVKAQKYDIKTAKTYAEISAKTDGKWEARKYIGGTVFKNVDRLKLAPEHTDHSFDIRYEGPGWESNRIGYRLYLDWRNAIDIFGKKTSEIVLPKVGQDNFDSYHEMSDWGADILKAGKGIGIGSIDRYLNNEKLHFYEVDSAIATVVNKTNESGVKVQYYGWKTASDKIDFTSVLTIKPNELYTQHTIQASKEIKGICTGIVKQKNTELLKKESKNKKWAYLATYGQQSLVPDKLGMAIFYQINTIENTPDTDLDYLLVFKPTTKATSFYFLGAWEQEPNGIKSKEEFVKYLDQKLEVLNRKGKM; encoded by the coding sequence ATGAAAACAAAAATCACAATAGCAACCTTACTTTTAGTCGGTATTACAGCGGTTAAGGCACAGAAATATGATATAAAAACCGCCAAAACGTATGCCGAAATTTCTGCTAAAACAGACGGAAAATGGGAAGCCCGTAAATATATTGGAGGAACTGTATTTAAAAATGTAGACAGATTGAAACTGGCACCGGAGCATACAGACCATTCTTTTGACATTCGTTACGAAGGACCAGGCTGGGAAAGCAATCGAATAGGATATCGTTTGTACTTAGACTGGCGAAATGCGATTGACATTTTCGGTAAAAAAACATCAGAAATTGTTTTGCCAAAAGTAGGTCAGGATAATTTTGATTCCTATCACGAGATGAGCGATTGGGGAGCCGATATTCTAAAAGCAGGAAAGGGAATCGGGATAGGATCCATAGATCGCTACTTAAACAATGAAAAATTGCATTTCTATGAAGTAGATTCGGCTATTGCTACAGTAGTAAATAAAACCAATGAATCGGGTGTAAAAGTGCAATATTATGGATGGAAAACGGCTTCGGATAAAATTGATTTTACCTCAGTTTTGACCATTAAACCAAATGAACTGTACACGCAGCATACCATTCAGGCATCCAAAGAAATCAAAGGAATCTGTACCGGAATTGTAAAGCAGAAAAATACGGAGCTTCTTAAAAAAGAAAGCAAAAATAAAAAATGGGCTTATCTGGCTACGTATGGTCAACAATCATTAGTTCCGGACAAATTAGGAATGGCCATTTTTTATCAAATTAATACCATCGAAAATACTCCTGATACAGATTTAGATTATCTTTTAGTATTTAAGCCTACTACAAAAGCAACTTCTTTTTACTTTTTAGGCGCCTGGGAACAAGAGCCAAACGGAATTAAATCAAAAGAAGAGTTTGTGAAATATTTAGATCAAAAGTTGGAAGTATTGAATAGGAAGGGGAAGATGTAA
- a CDS encoding glycoside hydrolase family 88/105 protein — MLKPTFIKTNWIVLLLIFSSKTMAQTTENCVLPDNLKWTQRTALTIIDKYPKAWQIDGTEKPKWDYKMGFVLFAFEKLYQKTNDKKYFSYIKEYADELIDANGKIAKYDKNEYNIDCANPGKLLFGLYDETKDKRYLEVLRELRDQLDHQPRTASGGFWHKQIYPNQMWIDGLYMAEPFYTQYTVKFENGKALNDIAKQFELVHDHLTDKNTGLVYQAWDESKEIAWANPQTGTSPTIWGRGIGWYMMALVETLEYYPKTHPKYKVLKEYLNQIAKTAVQHKSTSGLWYQIADKPEINGNFLEASSSAMIIYALAKGTNKGYLSSVYKKTAQKSFESYAKEFVTTDDQGHIVISKVSSNVGLGGKPFRDGSNEYYIKSKAKDNSSPALAAFLLSALELDK; from the coding sequence ATGCTTAAACCGACTTTTATAAAAACCAATTGGATTGTTTTACTGTTGATTTTCAGTAGTAAAACAATGGCGCAGACGACTGAAAATTGCGTCTTACCTGACAATTTAAAGTGGACACAGAGAACAGCGCTTACAATTATAGATAAATATCCAAAGGCCTGGCAGATCGACGGCACTGAAAAGCCAAAATGGGATTATAAAATGGGATTTGTTTTGTTTGCTTTTGAAAAATTATATCAGAAAACAAATGATAAAAAATATTTCAGTTATATCAAAGAATATGCAGATGAACTGATTGATGCCAATGGAAAGATCGCGAAGTATGATAAGAACGAATACAATATTGATTGTGCCAACCCGGGCAAACTGTTGTTCGGACTTTACGACGAAACTAAGGACAAACGTTATTTAGAAGTACTACGGGAGCTCCGGGATCAGTTAGACCATCAGCCCAGAACCGCAAGTGGAGGATTCTGGCACAAGCAAATTTATCCCAATCAAATGTGGATTGATGGTTTGTACATGGCCGAGCCTTTTTACACTCAATACACGGTGAAATTTGAAAATGGTAAAGCTTTGAACGATATTGCCAAACAATTTGAATTGGTGCACGATCATTTGACAGATAAAAATACAGGCTTGGTTTATCAGGCTTGGGACGAGAGTAAGGAAATAGCTTGGGCAAATCCGCAAACGGGGACTTCGCCAACCATCTGGGGACGTGGTATAGGCTGGTACATGATGGCTTTGGTTGAAACATTGGAATACTATCCAAAAACACACCCCAAGTACAAAGTGCTAAAGGAATACCTGAATCAAATCGCCAAAACTGCCGTACAGCATAAAAGCACATCTGGTTTATGGTATCAGATTGCTGATAAGCCCGAAATAAATGGGAATTTTTTAGAAGCATCATCGTCAGCCATGATTATTTATGCTTTAGCAAAAGGAACAAATAAAGGATATTTGAGTTCAGTCTATAAAAAGACAGCGCAAAAGTCATTTGAATCCTACGCAAAAGAATTTGTGACTACTGACGATCAGGGCCATATTGTGATTTCAAAGGTATCTTCGAATGTGGGTTTAGGAGGAAAACCATTTCGAGACGGATCAAATGAATATTATATCAAAAGTAAGGCAAAGGACAACAGTTCACCGGCTCTTGCTGCATTTTTGCTGAGCGCATTAGAATTAGATAAATAG
- a CDS encoding alpha/beta hydrolase, with protein sequence MKRIGIVLWLFSNIVLAQNHNTADTSYTVNSTYTKLIKKYPFIKIAVAKNRANVIQMENIIYHKSQNRALHLDAYWNKTENTNPGVILIHGGGWKSGNKNQLQVLGQEISSKGYSCFAIEYQLSPEAKYPQAVYDVKNAIKFIKENAKEFHVDPNKIAVLGCSSGGQMAALIGTTNKNSAFEDPANKSRFSAKVNAIINVDGILAFKHPESEEGEMAAFWLNGTYQEKRDNWEKASALSHTDKNTPPTLFINSSFDRFHAGREDMIAILNQNKIYNEVRTIKDSPHSFWFFQPWFEETVQYTTQFLDRIFKQLQ encoded by the coding sequence ATGAAAAGAATAGGGATTGTTTTGTGGCTCTTTTCGAATATAGTTCTGGCGCAGAATCATAATACTGCAGATACTTCTTATACCGTAAATAGTACATATACTAAATTGATTAAGAAATATCCGTTTATAAAAATAGCAGTAGCGAAAAACAGGGCAAATGTGATTCAAATGGAGAATATAATCTATCATAAGAGTCAAAACAGAGCATTACATCTCGACGCCTATTGGAACAAAACTGAAAACACAAATCCGGGAGTAATTTTGATTCACGGGGGAGGCTGGAAATCGGGGAATAAAAATCAGCTGCAGGTTTTGGGGCAGGAAATCAGTTCAAAAGGATATTCCTGTTTTGCCATAGAATACCAATTATCGCCTGAAGCAAAATATCCGCAGGCAGTTTATGATGTAAAAAATGCTATTAAATTTATAAAAGAGAATGCGAAAGAATTTCATGTAGATCCAAACAAAATTGCCGTACTTGGATGCTCTTCAGGAGGTCAGATGGCAGCCTTGATTGGTACAACAAATAAAAATTCTGCTTTTGAAGATCCTGCGAACAAGAGTAGATTCTCAGCAAAAGTGAACGCAATTATTAATGTAGATGGAATTTTAGCATTTAAACATCCGGAATCGGAAGAAGGAGAAATGGCTGCTTTTTGGTTAAACGGCACTTATCAGGAAAAACGGGACAACTGGGAAAAGGCATCGGCGTTAAGCCATACCGATAAAAACACTCCGCCAACACTGTTCATCAACAGCAGTTTTGATCGGTTTCACGCAGGCAGAGAGGATATGATTGCAATTTTAAACCAAAATAAGATCTATAATGAGGTCAGAACAATAAAAGATTCACCCCATTCCTTTTGGTTTTTTCAGCCATGGTTTGAGGAAACGGTTCAATATACAACACAATTTTTAGACAGAATATTTAAACAATTACAGTAA
- a CDS encoding glycoside hydrolase family 28 protein, giving the protein MTFKHFIFLFLSWASFAQSTEFPSTKVDSIVNRIQLPVFPSYQINMVKLGAKGDSITNNKLFFDKAMALCKKNKGGTIIVPKGIYKINGPIHFVSNVNLKLEKGAKIKFSDTPTDYLPMVLTSWEGTMLYNYSPLIYANECSNIAITGEGTIDGNGGKIWKSFKAKEGAGKNRSRDMNHNSTPFEDRKFGEGYFLRPQMIQFLNCKNILVENIHIENSPFWCLHLLKSQSITVRGVHYKSLNHNNDGIDPEYAKDVLIENVTFDNGDDNVAIKAGRDHEGRANSATPSENIVIRNCKFKGLHGVVIGSEMSAGVQNVFVENCETAGYLKRGIYLKTNADRGGFIRNVFVRNVKLDEVEDCLYITANYHGEGSGFQSEISNISFSNITCNKATASGIVIQGFPDKKVRNISFNAINIKWAKNAISSENAKDVLLNEVVIGEKATVPTAAK; this is encoded by the coding sequence ATGACTTTCAAACACTTCATTTTTCTATTCCTTTCCTGGGCTTCTTTTGCTCAGAGTACTGAATTTCCATCGACTAAGGTTGATTCAATTGTCAATAGAATCCAGCTTCCCGTATTTCCTTCGTATCAAATTAATATGGTAAAGTTAGGAGCAAAGGGGGATTCCATTACCAATAACAAACTTTTCTTTGACAAAGCAATGGCTTTGTGTAAAAAGAATAAGGGCGGAACAATCATTGTTCCAAAAGGAATTTATAAAATCAATGGTCCGATTCATTTTGTGAGTAATGTCAATCTTAAATTAGAAAAAGGAGCAAAAATTAAATTCAGCGATACTCCGACAGATTATTTACCAATGGTTTTAACGAGTTGGGAAGGAACAATGTTATACAATTACAGTCCGTTGATTTATGCTAATGAATGTTCGAATATTGCCATAACGGGAGAAGGAACGATTGATGGTAACGGAGGTAAAATCTGGAAAAGTTTTAAAGCAAAGGAAGGCGCCGGAAAAAACAGAAGTCGTGATATGAACCATAATAGTACACCTTTTGAGGACAGGAAATTTGGAGAAGGATACTTTTTGCGTCCGCAGATGATTCAGTTTTTAAATTGTAAAAACATTTTGGTTGAAAATATTCATATTGAAAATTCTCCTTTTTGGTGTTTGCATCTATTGAAATCGCAGAGCATTACCGTGCGTGGTGTGCATTACAAATCATTGAATCATAATAACGATGGAATTGATCCTGAGTATGCAAAAGATGTTTTAATTGAAAATGTGACCTTTGATAATGGTGATGATAATGTAGCCATAAAAGCCGGACGAGATCATGAAGGAAGAGCTAATTCGGCTACTCCAAGCGAGAATATTGTCATTAGAAATTGCAAGTTTAAAGGACTTCATGGAGTAGTGATTGGGAGCGAAATGTCGGCGGGAGTTCAGAATGTATTCGTCGAAAACTGTGAAACAGCAGGATATTTAAAACGAGGCATTTATTTGAAAACCAATGCTGACAGAGGCGGTTTCATCAGGAATGTTTTTGTGCGAAACGTAAAACTCGATGAGGTCGAGGATTGTTTGTATATCACAGCCAATTATCACGGAGAAGGAAGTGGTTTTCAATCTGAGATTTCAAATATTTCATTCTCCAATATTACCTGCAACAAGGCCACGGCATCCGGAATTGTAATTCAGGGATTTCCGGATAAAAAAGTACGTAACATCTCCTTTAATGCTATCAATATCAAGTGGGCAAAAAATGCGATTTCAAGCGAAAATGCCAAAGATGTATTGCTCAACGAAGTTGTTATCGGAGAAAAAGCAACGGTGCCAACGGCAGCGAAATAG
- a CDS encoding glycoside hydrolase family 88/105 protein, translating into MRNKNTKGYFTAMTLVCLMVFASCKVTSQEPSNKEIVIGKDLKWSDKMALTLMKRHPESYRIDDSKTAKWDYVHGLVLHAIEELNKKNPDPRYAAYVKSYADVLVQNDGTIKTYELDKYNIDLVVPGRLLFDLYAATKEEKYLKALQLLRKQLTEQPRTASGGFWHKQIYPNQMWLDGLYMGEPFYAQYTVTFEGGKSLDDVAKQFELIQLHATDPKTGLLYHGWDESKQMPWANKDSGTSPNFWSRALGWYVMALVDVLDYFPKNHPKQKELVKYLNTASVALAKYQDKSGLWYQVTDKGGAEGNYLEASGSSMFAYAFAKGANKGYLPAKYKNLANKAFDGLTKQLIRVDADGGITLTQACQVAGLGGNPYRDGSYTYYVNEKKKDNDPKATGPFILAAVELNR; encoded by the coding sequence ATGAGAAATAAGAATACAAAAGGTTATTTTACAGCAATGACGTTGGTTTGTCTGATGGTCTTTGCAAGCTGTAAAGTCACTTCGCAGGAACCTTCAAACAAAGAAATTGTGATCGGAAAGGATTTAAAATGGTCTGATAAAATGGCTTTGACTTTAATGAAACGTCATCCCGAAAGTTATAGGATCGATGATTCAAAAACAGCAAAATGGGATTATGTTCATGGATTGGTTTTACATGCTATTGAAGAACTGAACAAAAAAAATCCGGATCCAAGATACGCAGCCTATGTAAAAAGCTATGCAGATGTTCTTGTTCAAAACGACGGTACGATTAAAACCTATGAACTGGACAAGTACAATATTGACTTAGTTGTACCGGGACGCTTGTTGTTTGATCTTTACGCTGCTACCAAAGAAGAAAAGTATTTAAAAGCGCTTCAGCTACTACGCAAGCAGTTGACAGAGCAGCCAAGAACAGCCAGTGGTGGATTTTGGCACAAACAAATTTATCCGAATCAAATGTGGTTGGACGGTTTGTACATGGGTGAACCATTTTATGCCCAATATACTGTTACCTTTGAAGGAGGAAAAAGTCTTGATGATGTTGCGAAACAGTTTGAGTTAATTCAATTGCATGCAACAGACCCAAAAACAGGTTTGTTGTATCACGGTTGGGATGAGAGCAAACAAATGCCTTGGGCAAATAAGGATAGCGGAACCTCTCCTAACTTTTGGTCAAGAGCTTTAGGCTGGTATGTAATGGCATTGGTTGATGTTTTGGATTATTTCCCTAAAAACCATCCGAAACAAAAAGAACTGGTAAAGTACCTGAATACGGCTTCGGTTGCTTTAGCTAAATATCAGGACAAATCCGGTTTATGGTATCAGGTTACGGACAAAGGCGGGGCAGAAGGAAACTATCTTGAAGCTTCGGGATCGTCAATGTTTGCTTATGCTTTTGCAAAAGGAGCGAACAAAGGATATCTGCCTGCAAAGTATAAAAATTTGGCCAATAAAGCTTTTGACGGTTTAACCAAACAATTGATCAGGGTAGATGCTGATGGTGGAATCACACTTACGCAAGCCTGTCAGGTGGCAGGTTTGGGAGGGAATCCATATCGTGATGGATCGTATACGTATTATGTAAACGAAAAGAAAAAAGACAACGATCCTAAAGCAACAGGACCATTTATTCTAGCAGCTGTTGAATTAAACAGATAA
- a CDS encoding rhamnogalacturonan acetylesterase, translating into MTKYYLLIIGLFSVACFAQKTTLYTIGDSTMANKKDPERNPEHGWAQVLQLFFTENIVVENKAVNGRSTKSFINEKRWDSIYKKLKKGDYVFIEFGHNDEKIEDSTRYTNPHTSYRYNLIKFVKESRQKGATPVLLSSIARRNFNEKGVLIPTHGDYPLITRLVAQEFKVPFIDLEYLTEILEQTYGPEKSKLLHLHFKAGENAYYDSDKNDDTHLSLKGATEIARMVINQIKAATDPALAALKKGIK; encoded by the coding sequence ATGACTAAATATTATCTGCTAATTATCGGTTTGTTTTCAGTGGCTTGTTTCGCTCAGAAAACAACACTTTATACTATTGGTGATTCTACAATGGCCAATAAAAAAGATCCCGAACGCAATCCGGAACACGGTTGGGCACAGGTTTTACAGCTTTTCTTTACCGAAAATATTGTGGTTGAAAATAAAGCCGTAAACGGACGCAGTACCAAAAGTTTTATCAATGAAAAACGATGGGATTCGATTTATAAAAAACTCAAAAAAGGAGATTACGTTTTCATCGAGTTTGGCCATAATGACGAAAAAATCGAAGATTCAACCCGATATACAAACCCGCATACCAGCTACCGCTATAACCTGATTAAGTTTGTAAAAGAAAGCCGCCAAAAGGGAGCAACCCCCGTATTGTTAAGCTCCATCGCGAGACGTAATTTTAATGAAAAAGGAGTTTTAATACCCACACACGGTGATTATCCTTTAATAACCAGACTGGTGGCGCAAGAATTTAAAGTCCCTTTCATTGATCTCGAATATTTGACAGAAATATTAGAACAAACCTACGGCCCCGAAAAATCGAAACTGCTGCATTTGCATTTTAAAGCCGGTGAAAATGCCTATTACGATAGCGATAAAAATGATGATACCCATTTGTCATTAAAAGGAGCCACAGAAATTGCCAGAATGGTAATCAATCAAATTAAAGCAGCAACAGATCCTGCCTTGGCTGCATTAAAAAAAGGAATTAAATAG
- the pelA gene encoding pectate lyase, whose protein sequence is MIKLKNILLLFGMALSFGIQAQNTYKNWPDVIRKNDAAWFGTDEAKNIAENVLLYQREIGGWPKNIQMQNELTPEQKKDLLKLKKTTAETTTDNGATCQEMLFMSKMYAQVKDDRYKESFLNGLNYLLEAQYKNGGWPQFYPLKKGYYTHITYNDDSMVNILNIIRQVSEETDYFSIKPSKAIVEKAKESFRKGIDCILKTQYRQNGILTAWCAQHDEVTLAPANARAFELASLSGSESAKIVLLLMSVEKPSPEIITAVQSAKLWFEKTKITNLEEKRVLNDAGKVIDKKMVVTQNAAPIWARFMDLSTNEPFFCDRDGIRKKSIEEIGAERRNGYSWYSDSPKEVLKKYTAWAVKNGVKITSKESSESQKSNRITVALDGSGDFTKIQDAINACPSFPYEKVTVFVKNGTYKEKIRIPEWNSQVTLIGESKENTIITFDDNFSKINVGRNSTFHTYTLLVEGDDFSVSNLTIKNASGDNGQAIALSVVANRVQISNCLILGNQDTLYLSGKEAKHYIKDSYIEGTTDFIFGSATALFENCEIHSIKNSYITAASTPEGTAFGFVFKNCKLTAEPAATAVYLGRPWRIYAKTVYMNCDLGKHIRPEGWENWSKPESEKTAFYAEYNCKGEGAQNAKRVSWSHQLTKKEAENYSTENILKDSIPNWYSGQAAIK, encoded by the coding sequence ATGATTAAGTTAAAAAATATCCTATTGCTTTTTGGTATGGCTCTGAGTTTTGGTATTCAGGCACAGAACACCTATAAAAACTGGCCGGATGTCATTCGAAAAAATGATGCAGCCTGGTTCGGTACCGATGAGGCCAAAAATATAGCAGAGAATGTACTGCTCTACCAAAGAGAGATAGGCGGGTGGCCCAAGAACATTCAAATGCAGAATGAATTAACGCCGGAGCAGAAAAAGGATTTACTGAAGCTTAAAAAAACAACTGCAGAAACGACTACAGACAATGGGGCAACGTGTCAGGAGATGCTTTTCATGTCTAAAATGTACGCGCAGGTAAAAGACGACCGATACAAAGAATCGTTTTTAAACGGATTGAATTATTTGTTGGAAGCCCAATATAAAAATGGGGGATGGCCTCAGTTTTACCCTTTAAAAAAAGGCTACTATACGCACATCACGTACAATGATGATTCGATGGTGAATATCCTGAACATTATACGTCAGGTAAGTGAAGAAACCGATTATTTTAGTATAAAACCGTCGAAAGCAATTGTCGAAAAAGCGAAAGAATCTTTCCGAAAAGGAATAGATTGTATTTTAAAAACACAATACAGACAGAATGGTATTTTAACAGCCTGGTGTGCACAACACGATGAGGTTACTTTAGCACCTGCAAACGCAAGAGCATTCGAACTGGCATCGTTAAGCGGTTCTGAATCCGCAAAAATTGTATTGCTTTTAATGTCGGTCGAAAAACCTTCTCCTGAAATTATTACAGCCGTACAAAGCGCAAAGCTTTGGTTTGAAAAAACAAAAATCACCAACCTGGAAGAAAAGCGTGTTTTAAATGACGCCGGAAAAGTGATCGATAAAAAAATGGTTGTAACGCAAAATGCAGCCCCGATCTGGGCGAGATTTATGGATCTTTCTACCAATGAACCCTTCTTTTGTGATCGTGACGGAATCCGAAAAAAATCAATAGAGGAAATTGGTGCCGAAAGACGAAACGGCTATTCCTGGTATTCAGATTCACCCAAAGAAGTACTTAAAAAATACACCGCTTGGGCTGTAAAAAACGGAGTAAAAATAACGTCGAAAGAATCTTCAGAATCCCAAAAAAGCAACCGGATTACCGTTGCTTTAGACGGCTCTGGTGATTTTACAAAAATTCAGGATGCCATAAATGCGTGCCCTTCTTTTCCTTATGAAAAGGTAACTGTTTTTGTGAAAAACGGAACTTATAAGGAGAAAATCCGTATTCCGGAATGGAACAGTCAAGTGACCCTAATTGGTGAAAGCAAAGAAAATACCATCATTACTTTTGATGATAACTTCTCTAAAATTAACGTCGGGAGAAACAGTACTTTTCATACCTATACCCTTTTAGTGGAAGGCGATGATTTTTCGGTATCCAATTTAACGATTAAAAATGCTTCAGGTGATAACGGTCAGGCCATTGCACTGTCTGTTGTAGCAAACAGAGTTCAGATTTCAAACTGTTTAATTCTCGGAAATCAGGATACGCTCTATTTGTCCGGAAAAGAAGCCAAACACTACATTAAAGACAGTTACATCGAAGGAACAACCGATTTTATCTTCGGAAGTGCAACAGCTCTATTTGAGAACTGCGAGATTCACAGTATCAAAAACTCCTATATTACTGCTGCTTCAACACCTGAAGGAACCGCTTTTGGATTTGTTTTTAAAAATTGCAAACTCACGGCTGAGCCGGCAGCAACAGCAGTTTATCTAGGTAGACCTTGGCGTATCTATGCCAAAACCGTTTATATGAACTGTGATTTGGGAAAGCATATCAGACCGGAAGGTTGGGAAAATTGGTCAAAACCCGAATCGGAAAAAACAGCTTTTTATGCCGAATACAATTGTAAAGGCGAAGGAGCTCAAAATGCAAAAAGAGTGTCTTGGTCACATCAGCTCACAAAAAAAGAAGCTGAAAACTACAGCACAGAAAACATTCTAAAAGACTCAATTCCAAATTGGTATTCCGGTCAGGCAGCCATAAAGTAA